AAGGCTGATCCAGAAGTATGGTGAGGGTTCCGAAGAAATTCTCGACCGAACCTTTGGCGGCAAGGGCAAGGGCAAGTCCGCCTATTCCCAGTGAGGCTATGAGGGGGGCAAGATCGACGCCGGTCAGGGCCTGAAGAAGCATTATTGAGCCTATAATGATCATGAAGACTCGAAGTGCCCGCCCAACCAGAGGGGCAATCATCAGGTTTATGGAGTTACCGGTGCTCTTTGCCCAATTGTAAAGGCGCAGGTCGACGAATTTTATGAGGCGGTACAAAATCCATAAAACTGTTACCAGCCCTCCGATGTCTGCTATGCGGCTCGCCGTGAAATGCACAGGGTTTGACCCGTCAGGGCGCTGAAAGTGTGAAAACAAAGGAGAAATAGCCCCATATACTCCGTAAACCCATATAAACAGAGACAGAGGAGCCTGGACGGTCTGCAAAGCAAGGAAGTGCCACGATGTATCCCGTCCGGCATCACGGAGTCTTCTGATCCGCCGATTTATCAGGAATCGAATAAACCTCTCCAGGACGATAACAAGGAAAATCAGGAGAAAACACACCAGCAGCTTAAGCCAGGTTATTCCCAGAAAGAGAGTGGTGTTTACCCAGGGGCCCAAAAGCTTTGCCGCTTTCCTGCCGATCAGGTCTATTGTCTGACCCAGCTTCTTGCCTGCTACATCTATCTTCTGGGTTTCCACGGGGGTTACTTTTTCTTTAAGGGGTAGAAGCGGAATTGGCTGGGGTTGTTCTCCGTTCTGGCTTCTTTCTCCGGTAAGGGCTCCGGGAGAACCGACGGTAGAGTTTGCGCCAGAGGTTATTGCCAGTACCAGCAGAAATGTCAACATCACGAGTAAACACCGTAGCTTGCCGCGTCCAGAGGAGCTTCTCATTTTTTCCTCCTCGTCATTCACTTCGATAGTTTTCCGGGCTTCCCCGGCATAATATCAAAAATCGAAAGAGAGCGGCAAAATAACAGGGGGTCGGTATATATTGGAATAACCGGCTTATTCCTGAAAGTAATAGTGGACTCAGACAGGGAGATTTCGAGTTTTCTTACCGTTAACGGTATATCTCCCGGGGAAAAACCGGAATAACCGGAAGGCAAGCCGTCCCGCCCTTGTTATCCGCCCAGATAGGCTTGCTGGACTTCGGGATTTGCCAGCAGTTGCTCGGCCGTGTCGGCCAGGACTATGTTCCCCACTTCCATGACGTAGCCCCGGTGTGCCAGTTTAAGGGCCGCTCTGGCGTTCTGCTCGACCAGAAGTATTGTAACCCCCTGCTGGTTGATCTCCCGAAGGGTCTGAAAGATGCTTTTTACCAGAATTGGTGCCAGTCCGAGGCTGGGCTCATCCAGAAGCAGGATCTTAGGCCGGCTCATTAAAGCCCTTCCGATGGCGAGCATCTGCTGTTCTCCACCGCTTAATGTCCCGGCCAGTTGCTCCCGGCGCTCCGCAAGGATTGGAAAAAGCTCATAAACCCACTCTTCGGCCGCAGCCGTCCCGGCATCGTTGCGTCTCGTAAATGCTCCCAGCTTCAGGTTTTCTCTCACTGTAAGGGTGCCGAAGATCCTGCGGCCTTCGGGCACCTGAGCAATCCCCAGCTTGACTATTTCGTGAGCCGGGAGTTTGTGAAGAGGTGTTTTGTCAAGGTATATTCCACCATGAGATGGTTTAAGGATGCCGCTTATGGTCATCAGTGTGGTGCTCTTTCCGGCTCCGTTTGCACCGAGTATTGCAACGATTTCGCCTTCCCGTACTTCCAGGTTAATACCGTGAAGTACTTCAATGTTCCCGTATTTCACCTTGAGATCAACGACCTGGAGCAGCATCACCCATCCTCTTCGGTTCCCAGGTATGCTTCGATAACCTTTGGGTTCCTGCGTATTTCTTCCGGTGTCCCTTCAGCAATCTTCGACCCGTATTCGAGCACAACGATCCTTTCGCAGATTTTCATAACCACATTCATATCGTGCTCAATGAGCAAAACAGTTATTCCTCTGTCACGAATCTTTGCAATGAGCTCTATAAGGCCTTCCGTCTCTTTTTCGTTCATTCCCCCGGCAGGTTCGTCCAGGATGAGTAATCTGGGATGTGTTGCCAGAGCCCGGGCGATCTCAAGAAGCCGTTGGTTTCCGTAAGAAAGATTTCCCGCCAGAACATCGTGATAATCTGCAATTCCCACGAACTTTAAAAGCGAATAGGCTTCGTAAAGCTTTTCTTCTTCCTCCTTTTTTTGCCCGGGAAGTCTCAAAAGGGCGGCAATCACTCCGGATTTCATTCGACAATGAGCGCCGGCAAGAACGTTTTCCAGAGCGGTGAGCCTGGGAAAAAGGCGGATGGTCTGAAAGGTTCTGGCAATGCCGAGCTGGACGATCTGGTGAGGCTTTCTGCCTACGATGGACTCGTTGTCGAATATAATTTCCCCCTGATCGGGGGTATAGATTCCCGTAATCAGATTAAAAACCGTGGTTTTCCCCGCTCCGTTAGGCCCTATAAGCCCGATAATTTCGCCGGAATTTACATCAAAAGAGACGTTGTTAACCGCAACGAGACCTCCAAAGGACTTGGTTACACGCTGAATACTTAAAAGACTCATTCCGCAAGAAAACCTCCTGCACTTCCAGAGGGCAATCTATATACCCGTCGGCGTGCCGGTATCAATCCCTCCGGCCGGAATATCATCATAACGATCATTGCCGCTCCAAAAAAAAGCATCCTTGCATCGGCCAGCTCTCTGAATATTTCAGGAAGCCCCACAATCAGGAATGCTCCCAGGATGACTCCCTCGATGCTACCGGCTCCCCCGAGAATAACCAGTGTAAACATTATAACGGATTCCCAAAAACTGAAGGATTCCGGAGATATAAGTATCATCTTGCCGGCGTAGATATTCCCCACCATGCCGGCCCAGGCGGCTCCTATGACAAAACACAGGAGCTTGTAATGGGCCACGTTAACACCGCATCCTTCGGCTGCCACTTCATCCTCTCGCAGGTAGTTAAGCGCCCGGCCTACGCGGCTGTTCTCCAGACGACGGAAAAGTACGACCGTTATGAGCACGAAAACCCAGACGAGATAGAAAAACTGATAGGGTGTTTTTATGACGTATCCAAAGATCTGAGGGCGGGATATTCCGAAAATTCCGTTGGCTCCTCCGGTGATACCGAAAACATTGTTTATCAGGGCAATGCGAACGATTTCCCCCACGCCGATGGTCACTATGCACAGGTAGTCGCCTCTGAGGTGAATAATCGGCCTCGCTATGATCAAAGCAAAGATTCCCGCGGCAAGGCCGGAGACGGGAAGAATCCATAGTAGGGGAATGTGAAACTTGGTGTTCAGGATGGCGGCGGTGTAAGCACCGACTGCATAGAAAGCCGCATGTCCCAGATTGAAGAGCCCGGCGTGACCCACTATCAGGTTCAGGCTCAGGCCCAGCAGTGCGTAGATACCCACATTTACCAGAACATCAACCCAGTAGGGGTTTAGAAAAAGAGGTACGACAAAAAAAGTGACCAGAAAAACGGCGGTCAGCAGAGTTCTTTTGTCAGGCTTCATACCTTTTCAGCCACCCTCTCTCCCAGGAGTCCTGTGGGTCTAACAATTAGAATTACGATGAGTACCAGGAAGGCGATGGCATCTTTCCAGGCTATGGACAGGTATGCGGCACCCAGGGCTTCTATTACGCCCAGAATCAGCCCACCGAGCATTGCTCCAGGTATGTTGCCGATTCCTCCAAGTATGGCTGCAGTAAAGGCTTTCAACCCATAAATCCACCCCATGGTGAATTTTATCTGTCCGTACAAAAGTCCGACCATAACCCCTGCAAAACCGCCCAGCGCCGGTCCGATGATAAAAACCAGGGTTATTACGGCATTCACGTTTATTCCCATGAGCTGTGCCGCCTTCTGGTCGATAGCGGCAGCACGGATGGCGGTTCCGATGGTGGTTTTCTGGATGAAAAGATAAAGTGCAAGCATCATGATTACAGAGGCAGCCAGAACCAGGATCCTTATCAGCGGAATGTACAACCCGAAGATGTTCAGGGCAATTTTGGGAAGGAGATCCTGAGGGTAAACCTGAAAGCGGGCTCCGTAAATGAGCATAACGGCGTTTTGAAAGAATATGGATGCACCAAGAGCCGAGACGACGGCCGAAAGTCGAGGGGAATGTCTCAAAGGTCTGTAGGCTACGCGTTCCAGGATGACTCCCAGCACCGCAACAAGTCCCATAACCATAAGTGATAAAAGGAAAATACCGGCAACAGGCCCTATGTGATCGGCCAGGCCCAGGGATATGAGCAGTGTAAGGCCGAGATAGGCTCCTATGGTGAAAAGATCGCCGTGGGCGAAATTTATGAGCTTCAAAACGCCGTAAACCATCGTATAGCCAAGGGCAATTAGAGCATAGATTCCGCCCACACACAGACCGTTGATGAACTGTTGCAGGAACTCTTCCATGTGGAAACCTTCTGAATGCATTCGTAAACCCTGACGCCCCCAGGCGGCAGGCGTCAGGGCGGCTTATCGGCGTGTTACGGCATGAGGATGAATTCGCCTTTTTCGTTCACTTTGTAAACCCTGTAAACCTCGCCTACCCGATCACCTTTCTCATTGAAAGAGATCGTTCCCGTAAGACCCGGAAAGTCTTTAAGCTTGTTGTGCAGATAATCTGCCAGAACGTCGGGATCGGTGGATTTCGTTTCCTGAATGGCCTTAATGAGTACCCGGAAACCGTCTCCGGCCAGAACGGCATAAATCGAATTGGGTGGATTTCCGTACTTCTCGGAGAACTTGGCAAGGAAAGCCTTAGCTTCTTCACCGGGAAGGTCCTTTGGCAGAGGAGCACTCAGGAAGTAAAACCCCGCAGCAGCATCAGCCCCGGCTATCTTTACGAGGTCCGGATTGTTCGTGGCATCACCGCCGATAAAGGGCACCTCCCACTTCATTTCTTTCTTCTGCCGCAGAAGCAGGCCCGCCTCGGGATAATACCCTGTGAAAAATACCACATCGGGATTTGCCCCCTTCAGCTTGGTCAGAATGGCGGTGTAGTCCTGCTCGCCCGGAGTCAGGGCGTCGAAAAAGACTATTTCAATACCCTGTTCTTTTTCAAGAAGCCCCCTGGCTTCGTCGGCCAGACCTTTTGCGTAGGTGGTGTTGTCGTGAAGTATGGCTACCTTTTTAAACCCCATGTCTTTTATTGTTTTAACCGCAACCCTTGCCTGCTCATCATCCCTCGGGCAGGTCCTGAAGAAGTATTTTAATCCCTTTTCGGTCAATCTTATGGCCGTTGAACCGTTTGCGATCTGAATGACTTTGGCTTCGTTATAAATGTTCTGAGTTGCTTCCGTAACCGAAGAACCGTAAGTTCCGATAACCCCCACGATACCCTGAGTTACCAGCTTCTGCGCCGCAAGTGCCGCCGTTCGTGGATCTCCGCCATCGTCTTCAACGATCAATTCGACCTTCTGTCCGTTTACTCCCCCGGCCGCGTTAATCTCATCAACCATGATGTCCAGAACCTGCTTCATTTCCTGACCTTCACTGGCCCATGGTCCGGTCATGGGACCCATAAGACCTATCTTTAAGGCGTCGGCATAAACACGGGATGAAACGAAAAACAGGAACAGGCACACAAAAACACCCACTACTGTAATCAACCGCTTCATATTCCTACCTCCCTGCTGTTACCAATGGTTTACCGCCCCGAAACCACTCTCTGTACAGACTACATAACATCGTGTAATCTAAAAAGGGTTTCGATTTTCTTAAACAGCATTTGATCCCGTTTGTCAAACGGAGACATGAAGGGAAAAGAATTTGTTTTGATGATCGGCCTGCCTCGTTCCGGGAAGTCAACCTACGTTGACCGTTTCCTGTCGGAATATCAACTGGTTTGCCCTGACGACATTCGCAAGGGCCTTGGGGTAAAACACGACAGGCGTCTGGAGCCCTTCGTTTGGGCGGTTGTGGAGGCTCAATTGAGAGCCCTTATGGAAAGGGGACGTCCTGTGGTTCTGGATGCAACGAACACTGTGAATCAGGCGAGAAGTAAGTGGATTGGACTGGCAAAGGATTACGGATATGAGGTTCGGCTGGTCTGGATCGATACTCCTCTTTCTGTATGCCTTGATCGAGCAAAACAGGACGGTTTCCCCGAATCGGTTCTTTTAAGGATGTATCATCAATTAAAAAAAGAACCTCCTGACGAATCCTGCTCTCTTTACAAACTTGAACGCATACCTTACGAATCCGGAACTCCCGATGACGGGTCGGGAGAAAGTAGAGGCGATTGTGCACAACTGGATTGAAATAGATCTTTCGGCCCTTCGTCATAATTTTGCGGAGATTAAAAGACGTGCCGGGGCAGGTGTTGAGATCATACCCGTCGTGAAGAACAATGCCTACGGTCACGGAGCACCTATCATCGCCGGTGAGCTTGTGCGGCTGGGAGTTCGCACGCTTGCGGTAAGTAAAATGGATGAAGCATTGACCCTCAGACGGGGCGGAATTAACCTACCTCTTCTTGTCCTTTCAGGCCTGGAAGGAAACGAATACGGGGATGCCCTGGAGCATAACTTTATGCCGGTAGTATTCAGCCCGGATCAGATTGAAGTGTGCAACATGGTTGGTCGGGATCGGGACCGTCGGTTCCCGGTTCACGTCAAATTCGATACCGGAATGGGGCGCCTCGGATTTATGATTTCTGAAATCGATAAAATAATAGAGGTCCTCAGGAAATCACCTTATGTGCAGGTTGACGGCGTAATGACTCACTTTGCCGATGCCGACAACAGGTCTTCCACCCACATTCTGGAACAGTTAACCTGTTTTGAGCGGATAATAAAGATCTTAAAAAGCGAAGGGATTTTTCCGGGAAGGATTCATGCCTCCAATAGTGCCGCCTTTTTTCTTTTCCCTCAATCCCATTTCAACGCCGTTCGCCCGGGCCTTGCCCTTTACGGTCCCGCTCACTTTGCTCCCGATCTCAAACCCGTTATGAGCTTTAAAAGCCGAATCCTGCAGGTGAAGGACATACCGGCGGGTCATTCCGTTGGTTACGGCCGTACTTTTATTGCTCCAAGAGCGATGAGAATAGCCGTCGTGTCCGCAGGTTACGGGGACGGGTATTTTCGATGTCTGTCCAATAAGGCGGAGGTCATCATTCGGGGGGTTAGATGTCCCATAGTGGGCAGGGTCTCGATGAATCTTCTAACCGTGGATGTTTCTCATGTTCCTGATGTCGTGCCCGACGACGAGGTCGTGCTGTTGGGATCCCAGGGACATGAATGCATTGGGGCAGATGAGCTGGCAGAGAAAGCGGGTACGATAAGCTATGAAATCTATTGCCGACTTGGAGCAAATCCTTTAAAGCGCATTGTGAAATTTACAGGTGAGGAGGAGTAAGGTGCTGGTTAGAGACCGTTTGCGGGAGCTTCTAATTCTGGCCGTAAGGGAACTGAGCAGTGATTTGGGTGATTTTGAACCGGAAATCGAAATTCCCTCATCCAGAGAGCACGGTCACTATGCAACCAATGCGGCAATGATGCTTGCCAGGACGCTAAAACAAAAACCCAGAGACATTGCTTCTCGCCTTGTATCGTGCATAGAGAAGCGAAATCCTGATTTTATCGAAAAGATTGAAGTGGCGGGTCCGGGATTCGTGAATTTTTTTATTTACCCTGATGCCTTCACGGCGATGCTCCCTTACATTGTGGCCTCCGACAGAGATTATGGAAAATCGAATTTGGGCAACGGAAGGTACGTTCAGGTGGAGTTCGTCAGCGCCAATCCCACAGGCCCTTTGCATATAGGTCATGGAAGAGGCGCTGCAACAGGTGACAGTATAGCAAGAATACTTGAAGCCTGTGGCTATCGTGTTCAAAGAGAGTACTATATCAACGACACGGGCAAGCAGATGGAAATCCTGGGGCGAAGCCTCTATCTTAGGTATCTCGAAGCTCTGGGAAAAGAAATCGAATTCCCCGAAGATCACTACAAAGGGCAGTACATGAAGGATCTTGCGGCGGAATTGCTGGGTCACAAGGGTGACACACTTCTGGGGTTACCGGAAAGTGAGGCCGTAAGTTTTTGTGCACAGTATGCCGGAAATAGAATCCTTGAGGGAATTAAAAAAGACCTGGAAGACTTTCGCGTAACCTTTGATGAGTGGTTCAGCGAAAAAGGTCTCCACGAAGGCGGTAAGGTGGAGCAAACTATAGAGTTTTTGCGAGGGCGAGGGCATATCTACGAAAAAGATGGAGCCCTCTGGTTCAGAAGCACGGCCTTTGGTGATGAAAAGGATCGCGTAGTTGTGAGAAGTAACGGTGCGACCACATATTTTGCTGCCGACATAGCTTATCACTGGAACAAATTCATGCGGGGTTTCGACACCGTAATTGACATCTGGGGAGCAGACCATCACGGTTACGTGGCTCGTATGAAGGCGGCAGTAGAGGCTCTGGGTTATGATTCCGAGCAACTCAGGATCGTGCTCGTACAGCTCGTAAATCTGCTCAGGGGAGGCCAGCCTGTGGCAATGTCAACCCGTGCCGGCGAATTCGTAACGCTCAGAGAGGTCATGGATGAAGTGGGGGTTGACGCCGCCCGATACATATTCCTTACGAGGCGTTCGGACAGCCATCTCGATTTCGACCTTGAAGTGGCAAAGCAACAGAGCAACGAAAACCCCGTTTATTACGTCCAGTATGCCCACGCAAGGCTGTGTAGCCTCTTTGAAGTCGCCCGTGAACGGGGATTTTCTGCGGAGAACGACAAGGTGCCCAATCTGAGTTTGTTGAGGGAGCAACAGGAACTCGATTTAATAAGGCTTCTCGGCGAGTATCCTCATGTCGTTGCATCCAGCGCCATATTCCTCGAACCCCATCGGATTCCCTATTATCTTCACGAGTTGGTTTCTGAATTTCACTCCTATTACAATCACCATCGAATACTGGGAGATGATACAGAGCTTGCCCTTGCTCGCCTTTATCTTGCCAGGGCTTTGCGGGTGGTGATCCGTAATGCTCTGGAGTTAATAGGAGTGTCGGCGCCGGAGAGAATGTGAGATTCTGTGCAGGGGCCTAATAGAGAAAAATTTCAAAAAAAAGCAATGCGACTTGAACTTTCAATGGGGAGGTTCGTTTTTCTTTGCCTTATCCTTTTTGCCTCGTACTTGTGGACCTTTGAACTGGGAGTGACTGTAGGTCGAAGCGTTATTGTGAGGAACGAAGAATCTTTTATGAAGAAGGCTGCGCTCTTTCTCGGTTATCGACCTCCCCCGGTTGAACAGGTGTGGAGAGCCGATGCATCCCGCACCTGGATCTCTCCTGAAGAGATGGAACAAGAGCTGGGCTATTATGATGCCTTGATTGCGAAGGCGCCGGAAAAAACCGGGGTTGAAACCTCCGCCGCCCCTGCGGAAGCGGAAGTTGAGGAGGAAAGTTCGGAGTCTATTCCCGAAACATCGCAATCTGAAGAAAAGGTTTATACCGTCCTTGCTGCATCATTTCAAAACCCGGAAAATGCCCAAAAGCTTATGATGCTTTTAAAATCGAAAGGCTACCCCGTAACGGTTGAGCGGATTTCGGTTCGTGACTCGGTCTGGCATAGGGTGGTGGTCGGTACCTTTAAAAACAGGGAAGACGCTTTGAAATTTCTGAGTATGTTCAATTCAAAGGAAGGATTGCAGGGGATAGTAATCCAGAAATAGACAGGAGTCCTGGATGGAAAAAAACCGTGAAGACAGGTTTAAAACCTACGGGCGCAGACCCGATCCGCTTCTGGAAGATTTCTTTGATCCGGAAATACCTCTTCCCGACATTTGCTGGGAAACGGTGCCGCATTCCGTTAATCCCTATCTGGTATGGGAGGCTTACGATGAAAATGTGCACGGGTGGGTTTTCCTCTGGTATCCCACCAGAGACCGCATAACGGGCAGATCCTATGGTGAGTTCGAACGGGCCCAGTATTTTCACAACGATCTGGTGCGGATTCTGAAAGAGATGCACAGATGGCCACTCTGGGGAACCAGAAAGCATCGAAAACACACATTGGCCTTTGCACTTCTCCAGCTTTATGCAGAGGTTTCGGATCTCTGGTGGTGTGCTGTGTAATTTTTATCTCTTCTCCATTAATTCCAGAATTCTCTTCCTGCCCTCGTAAAATTCCATTGCCATCTGATCCACTACGGCATCGACCTCACGGCGATAGAATTCTTCGGCCTTATCCGCCGGAACCCCCAGTTGCCTCTGTAGGGCTCTTACTTCGCCAAGGCGTTTTGCTCCGAGGACGGCCAGCTTTTCTTTACAGAATTCACAAAAAGCAGCCGAGTAGAGATAGACCATAGACCTCTTTGTACTTTCCACATCTTCGGTGCTTAATAAAAATGCGATGTGCTCGTAAAGGAGTTCAATCCAGAAGTCTCTATCTATTCCGAGAAATGTGACCGGGTCTTCATCTCTTGCTTCGAACTGCGAAAGAATTTTGTAAGATTTTTCCACCCTGTGAAAGGATTCAGGAAGAAGAACTTTGGATATTTCTTTCCGGAATTCGGGGTATCGCTCAACGAGAACGGTTCTCTTGACATCCACATCAAAAACGTCCGTATATCCCGGATCAATGAAAGGAATGCCCGTTTTTCGGGAATCCCACACTATGGGTCTTCGGAGCGGCTCGTTACCCGATAAAACGCGCTTCACCTGGCCGCGCTCCTTCTCGTACGTAATTATTTGCTTCAAAGCGGCACCGATAACCTCGCCGGGCATTACCGCAAGCTTTGATTCGTCCGTCACGTCATGGAGTTTTGCTCCGAGATAAACTTCATAAATCTGTGTATCGGGGTCTGCGATGTTATCAAAGGTCGTTGCTATGTCGGTTCCGTAACGCCTCCTGTGGTCGTCCCATTCGGCAAGGCATTCTCTTCTTACGGCTCCCTGAGAAAGCACTATGTCTCCTGAAATGCCGCCTGGCACATATACGCCCATAATCGTCGTGAGGGGTCCCACTACAAATCTGGTCAGGGAGGCATCGACAAAATGCCGGGCATAGCGGGCGGTTATGAAAAAACTCTTTTCGGGGAAGTTAATTGCGTGTTCCTGCTCTACTTCTCTGAAAACTCTGAACCATGGATCGAAATCGTTCTTCAGATCTCCGTCGAGGAGTATTAACACCTTAACCGATGGAGTTCTGGACACCTCTTCGTATAACAACTTCAGGGCACTTCCCTTACCGGGCGTGTGATTTCCGGCGTAACCATCGTAGGGAACGGCAACCAGCAGCAGGTTTTTCCGTTGCGAATCCGTCAAATTTACCAGGGCATCACGGGCTCCAGCTATTGCCGCCTTCAATGTGGAATCATCTTTTGAGTCTTCAGTCCAGGTGCCGTCAGACACACAGATGGCGACATTTTCCTGAGGGAACTGCTTTGTTACCGCCCGGATATCTCTTTTTATCTCGTCTCCTATGTTGTTTTCGTTTCTGAAGGTCGGATGCCCGATAACCCTGGTAACACCGTTCGCCGAAAAAAGCGCGGCCAGTTCTCCTGCTCCGGGAGCCTCGCAGGAAACGAAAATCCTGTCGGAAATTTGCATAAGGGCCATAACGGAAAACCTCCACCCCTCTGCCCGATTGCATACACAGCAGTTATCCTGCTATGATAGCCTGTGATCATATGATGTAATACGCAACATGCAGGGACTTAAAGTGAAAAATGCCCCTCTTTTGGAAAAAGATCAATCCCGAATTGCCAGGATGTTCAACCGCATTGCTCCCTGTTACGATTTTTTAAACCACTTCCTTTCGGCAGGTTTTGATCGGTGGTGGCGCCTTAAGGCAACGGAAGCCCTTTCAATGTGCCTCGAAAAAGCAGGGAAAAGCAGGGCCACCGTTCTGGATGTTGCAACGGGAACGGGCGACCTGGCTTTTGCCTTTTTACGCCGGTTTTCCGGTGGGTCTGTTATCGGGGTTGATATAGCCGATGAGATGCTTTTGAGGTCTCTCAGGAAGGCCCGAAGTAACAGGAGAGGTCACAAATACAGTTGTGTGCGAGGGGACGCCCTGGCACTTCCCTTCAGGTCGGTCTCATTCGATGCTCTCATGATAGCCTACGGCATTCGAAATGTTCCGGATGTAAACCGTGCCCTCGAAGAGTTCTACCGGGTTATCAAACCCGGAGGATACATGATGATTCTGGAATTCGGGCTCCCTGAGAAAACTCTGATCCGCGAAGTTTATCTCTTCTATTTCAACCGTATTCTTCCCTTCATGGGAGGGCTTATTTCGGGCGATCGAGAAGCCTACACATACCTTCCCGTCTCGGTTCACCATTTTTTGCCGCCCTGCGCCATGGAAGATGTCGTGCAAGATCACGGGTTTGAAGTGGTTCACAGGCATATATTCTTGGCAGGGATTTCGTACTTTATCATCGGGAGAAAGGTTGAATGATGAAAAAGAGGAAATATAGAGACCTGCAGGACTTCGTTGCAGAGCTGGAAAGAGAAGGAGAGCTTCTTCGTGTAAGGGCTCCGGTTTCGCCCTATCTTGAAATAACGGAAATCACGGACATTATGTGTAAGTACCCCGGAGGCGGCAAGGCCCTTCTGTTTGAGAATGTAAAAGGGCATTCAATCCCGGTGGTTACCAATATTTTCGGAAGTGAGAAAAGAATATGCATGGCTCTGGGAGTGTCAGATCTTGAGGAGTTGGCCGATCGTCTCGCAAGGTTTGCTTCCCCTCCGGCTCCGACTTCTTTGCGAGACCTTCTGGGTTTGGCTTTGATGGGGCATAAGCTCAGCAGGTTTATCCCGAGGAAATTTCGGGGTAGCCCTGCACCCTGTCAGGAAGTTTGTCACATTGGTTCTCAGGCCGACCTGGGGAAGCTTCCCGTTTTGACCTGCTGGCCGAAAGACGGAGGGCCCTTCATAACATTGCCCATCGTGATTACTAAGAGCCTTGAGACGGGCAGACGGAATGCCGGCATGTATCGCCTCCAGATTTACGACGCAAGAACCACCGGAATGCACTGGCACATCCACAAAGACGGATCACATTACTTTCAGGAATACAGAAAAAGAGGCATAAAAATGCCCGTTGCCGTTGCAATAGGGGCCGATCCGGCAACGATTTATGCTGCTACGGCACCTCTACCGCGGGGTGTGGATGAGATCTTTTTTTCCGGTTTTATTCGAGAAGAGCCGGTTCCAATGGTTAAGTGCAAAACAATTGATCTGGAGGTTCCGGCCACGGCAGAAATCGTTATTGAAGGGTATGTGGATCCTTGCGAGACCCGAATTGAAGGCCCCTTTGGGGATCATACGGGATATTACAGCCTTGAAGACGAATACCCCGTGTTCCATGTGACGGCCATAACCCACAGGAAGAAACCTCTTTACGCCGCCACCGTTGTAGGGCGACCTCCTATGGAGGATTGCTATCTTGCAAAGGCGACGGAAAGGATTTTTCTACCGCTTCTGAAAATGGTCTTCCCCGAAATAGTCGATTACTGGATGCCCTGGGAGGGCGTCTTCCACAATATAACCGTGGTCTCCATCAATAAAGCCTATCCGGGTCATGCTCACAGAATTATGCAGGCTCTTTGGAGCCAGGGGCAAATGTCCTTTTGCAAGTGCATTGTCGTGGTTGACGGGGACTTGAGGGTAAACGACCCTAAAAGCATCGTCACTCACCTGCTTAACAGCGTAGATTTTGAAAAGGATCTGGTGATTACCGAGGGTATCCTGGATGTTCTGGATCACAGTGCGCCTCAACCGCTCTTCGGCTCAAAGCTTGGCATAGACGCGACGAAGAAGATGACCTACGAACCG
This Thermodesulforhabdus norvegica DNA region includes the following protein-coding sequences:
- a CDS encoding branched-chain amino acid ABC transporter substrate-binding protein, giving the protein MKRLITVVGVFVCLFLFFVSSRVYADALKIGLMGPMTGPWASEGQEMKQVLDIMVDEINAAGGVNGQKVELIVEDDGGDPRTAALAAQKLVTQGIVGVIGTYGSSVTEATQNIYNEAKVIQIANGSTAIRLTEKGLKYFFRTCPRDDEQARVAVKTIKDMGFKKVAILHDNTTYAKGLADEARGLLEKEQGIEIVFFDALTPGEQDYTAILTKLKGANPDVVFFTGYYPEAGLLLRQKKEMKWEVPFIGGDATNNPDLVKIAGADAAAGFYFLSAPLPKDLPGEEAKAFLAKFSEKYGNPPNSIYAVLAGDGFRVLIKAIQETKSTDPDVLADYLHNKLKDFPGLTGTISFNEKGDRVGEVYRVYKVNEKGEFILMP
- a CDS encoding ATP-binding protein, yielding MKGKEFVLMIGLPRSGKSTYVDRFLSEYQLVCPDDIRKGLGVKHDRRLEPFVWAVVEAQLRALMERGRPVVLDATNTVNQARSKWIGLAKDYGYEVRLVWIDTPLSVCLDRAKQDGFPESVLLRMYHQLKKEPPDESCSLYKLERIPYESGTPDDGSGESRGDCAQLD
- the alr gene encoding alanine racemase; translation: MTGREKVEAIVHNWIEIDLSALRHNFAEIKRRAGAGVEIIPVVKNNAYGHGAPIIAGELVRLGVRTLAVSKMDEALTLRRGGINLPLLVLSGLEGNEYGDALEHNFMPVVFSPDQIEVCNMVGRDRDRRFPVHVKFDTGMGRLGFMISEIDKIIEVLRKSPYVQVDGVMTHFADADNRSSTHILEQLTCFERIIKILKSEGIFPGRIHASNSAAFFLFPQSHFNAVRPGLALYGPAHFAPDLKPVMSFKSRILQVKDIPAGHSVGYGRTFIAPRAMRIAVVSAGYGDGYFRCLSNKAEVIIRGVRCPIVGRVSMNLLTVDVSHVPDVVPDDEVVLLGSQGHECIGADELAEKAGTISYEIYCRLGANPLKRIVKFTGEEE
- the argS gene encoding arginine--tRNA ligase, with product MLVRDRLRELLILAVRELSSDLGDFEPEIEIPSSREHGHYATNAAMMLARTLKQKPRDIASRLVSCIEKRNPDFIEKIEVAGPGFVNFFIYPDAFTAMLPYIVASDRDYGKSNLGNGRYVQVEFVSANPTGPLHIGHGRGAATGDSIARILEACGYRVQREYYINDTGKQMEILGRSLYLRYLEALGKEIEFPEDHYKGQYMKDLAAELLGHKGDTLLGLPESEAVSFCAQYAGNRILEGIKKDLEDFRVTFDEWFSEKGLHEGGKVEQTIEFLRGRGHIYEKDGALWFRSTAFGDEKDRVVVRSNGATTYFAADIAYHWNKFMRGFDTVIDIWGADHHGYVARMKAAVEALGYDSEQLRIVLVQLVNLLRGGQPVAMSTRAGEFVTLREVMDEVGVDAARYIFLTRRSDSHLDFDLEVAKQQSNENPVYYVQYAHARLCSLFEVARERGFSAENDKVPNLSLLREQQELDLIRLLGEYPHVVASSAIFLEPHRIPYYLHELVSEFHSYYNHHRILGDDTELALARLYLARALRVVIRNALELIGVSAPERM
- a CDS encoding SPOR domain-containing protein, with amino-acid sequence MQGPNREKFQKKAMRLELSMGRFVFLCLILFASYLWTFELGVTVGRSVIVRNEESFMKKAALFLGYRPPPVEQVWRADASRTWISPEEMEQELGYYDALIAKAPEKTGVETSAAPAEAEVEEESSESIPETSQSEEKVYTVLAASFQNPENAQKLMMLLKSKGYPVTVERISVRDSVWHRVVVGTFKNREDALKFLSMFNSKEGLQGIVIQK